Within the Anaerotignum faecicola genome, the region AATTTCCCGTGTAATATATGTATAATCCTTCAAAAGAGAACGCTCCTCAACAATAATAGACTTCCCCTTTTCCAATCCATACTTACCTGCAAGCTCCTTCAGCCATGTATTTTTCCACATTCTTCTTTCCTTCATCTCATACCCCTTTCGTATTACGGTTTGCCCGTAATTATGATTTAAAAAAATAAGCTACTCCTTTGTCTGACACAATCATACTACGGTTTCACCGTATCTGTCAACGGTTTTTTCGTAATTTTTATAAAATATATTGCATTTCTACGATTTAACCGTATAATAAAAATAGGAAGGTGATTTTATGGACAACAGTAAAACCATACTGGCGAAAAATATCCGCTATCTCATGGAACAGAAGCAAAAAACAAGAACCGAGCTTTGCGAAGCACTTGGCGTAAAATATACCACCCTCAGCGACTGGGTAAACGGAAAAACCTATCCCCGCATTGATAAAATCGAGCGGATGGCGGCGTATTTCGGTGTGGAAAAATCTGCCCTTCTGGAGGACAGAAACCATCTGCCGCAGGATGCCATCCCCTATACCCCTCGCCCGACAAAGCCAATCCCCATTGTTGGCGTGGTCAACTGCGGCATGCCCCTTCTGGCAGAGGATAATATTGAGGGCTATATCGAAACACCCTTGGAGGATTTAAACAGCGGCGAGGAATATTTCTGGCTGCGTGCCAAGGGGGATAGTATGACAAATATTGGTATCCACGAAGGAGATTTTCTGCTCATCCGCAAACAAAGCAACGTGGACAGCGGTGATATCGCCGTCGTTTCCGTCAATGGGGACGATGCCACCCTCAAGCGCGTGATAAAAAAGGAAAATGCGATTGTTCTCCAGCCTGAAAACCCCGCGTATGAAATGAAAATCTTCGTCGGCAAGGAGATGGAGGATGTTCATATCCGTGGACGGCTGATGAAGCTGGAAAAACGCTTTTAAATAAACTATCGGAAGTACAATAAAGGCAAAGCAATCGGAGGTGAAGCTGCATGACAGCACGCGAGGAGGTATTAGCCTATGCCCTATCCTTTGCGGATGTATACACAGAACGACCCTTTCGCGACCAAAACTGGCAGTTGGTGCGCATCAAGGGAAGCAAAAAGACCTTTCTCTGGATTTACGACCGAGGGGGATATCTCAATCTGAATGTAAAGGTAGCGCCCGAATGGCGTGATTTCTGGCGGAACACCTATCCTGCCGTGGTTGCGG harbors:
- a CDS encoding LexA family protein, encoding MDNSKTILAKNIRYLMEQKQKTRTELCEALGVKYTTLSDWVNGKTYPRIDKIERMAAYFGVEKSALLEDRNHLPQDAIPYTPRPTKPIPIVGVVNCGMPLLAEDNIEGYIETPLEDLNSGEEYFWLRAKGDSMTNIGIHEGDFLLIRKQSNVDSGDIAVVSVNGDDATLKRVIKKENAIVLQPENPAYEMKIFVGKEMEDVHIRGRLMKLEKRF